The proteins below come from a single Sinorhizobium fredii genomic window:
- a CDS encoding FecCD family ABC transporter permease produces MSHAGNIRQYLVFCAALALSLAAVLFVVAISVGIGDLPIPITTTFFAITNKLGWTAAELTRIHETVIWDYRLSRALVAAFCGAGLALSGAIMQSLLRNPLAEPYVLGISAGASTGAVGIVILGLGSGVVSLSAGAFAGAFAAFLFVALLSNGTRGGADRTILAGVAASQLFNATTSYVVTTAGNAQQARDVMFWLLGSFGGVRWPEFMLVSVVVGLGLLACLAYARVLDAFAFGDESAAALGVSVGRARITLFCITALLTATIVSMVGSVGFVGLVMPHAARFLVGPLHIRLLPACAIGGAIFMVLADIASRVLIPQQVLPIGVVTALVGVPFFSVILYRFQRAS; encoded by the coding sequence ATGTCGCACGCTGGCAACATCCGACAATACCTGGTGTTCTGCGCCGCCTTGGCGCTGTCGCTTGCGGCAGTGCTGTTTGTCGTGGCGATCAGCGTCGGGATCGGCGACCTGCCGATCCCCATCACGACAACGTTTTTCGCGATCACGAACAAGCTCGGCTGGACTGCGGCGGAGCTCACCCGCATCCATGAGACCGTGATCTGGGACTACCGCCTCAGCCGTGCACTCGTCGCAGCCTTCTGCGGCGCAGGGCTTGCGCTGTCGGGCGCGATCATGCAGTCGCTGCTGCGCAATCCGCTCGCCGAACCTTATGTACTCGGTATCTCGGCCGGCGCATCGACTGGCGCCGTCGGAATTGTCATTCTGGGGCTCGGCTCGGGGGTTGTGTCGCTGTCGGCCGGCGCCTTTGCGGGCGCCTTCGCCGCCTTCCTTTTCGTCGCCCTCCTCTCGAACGGGACACGTGGCGGCGCTGACCGCACGATTCTTGCAGGAGTTGCCGCCTCCCAGCTTTTCAACGCCACGACCTCTTACGTCGTGACTACGGCAGGTAACGCCCAGCAGGCGCGCGACGTCATGTTCTGGCTTCTGGGAAGCTTCGGTGGGGTGCGCTGGCCCGAATTCATGCTCGTCTCAGTCGTGGTGGGGCTCGGCCTACTCGCCTGTCTTGCCTATGCCCGCGTGCTCGACGCATTTGCCTTTGGCGACGAGTCTGCAGCGGCGCTCGGCGTCAGTGTCGGCCGGGCGCGCATCACGCTCTTCTGTATTACCGCCCTGCTCACCGCCACGATTGTCAGCATGGTCGGATCCGTTGGCTTTGTCGGCTTGGTAATGCCGCATGCGGCCCGCTTCCTCGTCGGACCGCTGCACATCAGGCTGCTTCCGGCCTGCGCGATCGGCGGGGCGATCTTCATGGTGCTCGCCGACATCGCCTCGCGCGTGCTGATCCCGCAGCAGGTGCTGCCGATCGGCGTCGTCACGGCCCTCGTCGGCGTACCGTTCTTTTCCGTCATCCTCTACCGCTTCCAGCGTGCGTCATGA
- a CDS encoding VOC family protein produces the protein MQARISVLTLGVADLERSLAFYRDGLKLSTQGIVGREFEHGAVAFFDLASDMKLAIWAQDDLAHDSGLSKTPTSATSFSIGHNVSRRSEVDEVMDEAAGAGARIVKPAGKTFYGGYAGYFTDPDGHLWEVVWNPANQPPEGRGE, from the coding sequence ATGCAGGCACGAATATCTGTCCTGACGCTTGGCGTCGCCGACCTTGAACGGTCGCTCGCGTTTTATCGCGATGGTCTGAAACTGTCCACGCAAGGGATCGTTGGCAGGGAATTCGAACATGGCGCCGTGGCATTTTTCGATCTCGCGAGTGACATGAAACTGGCAATTTGGGCGCAGGATGACTTGGCGCATGACAGCGGCTTGTCGAAGACACCAACCAGCGCGACTTCGTTCTCGATAGGCCATAATGTCTCCCGCCGAAGCGAAGTGGACGAGGTCATGGATGAGGCAGCCGGTGCCGGCGCGCGGATCGTGAAACCTGCAGGAAAGACATTCTACGGTGGATATGCCGGATACTTCACTGATCCGGACGGGCATCTGTGGGAGGTCGTGTGGAACCCGGCCAATCAGCCGCCCGAAGGTCGAGGTGAGTGA
- a CDS encoding ABC transporter substrate-binding protein, with protein MDIGPQGKKLAGNTMKSLLIASCILAPLALSAKTAAAAPTQYPLTIENCGAQVTFEKAPERAIGLGQNSAEIMLLLGLQDKMAGTAFWPSKVLPQLAGANEKVKLLTVEFPTFESILAEDPDFVAAALPSLLGPDSKVAKREDFEKVGVPTYLSPSTCLSTISSKDVYGSRDRLWNMDLLYKEIDELARIFNVAERGDDVIADLKTREAALRSTVSADGKKLSYVFWFSSQSPSADAYLGGKNSSSGFIASLLGGVNAVSAEAEWPTLGWESIIAANPDVIVVASLDRNRWELDKPEAKIKFLTTDPAASQMPAVKNNAIVVMDGQAMNPTVRTIYGAEQVAEQLKARGLLK; from the coding sequence ATGGATATAGGGCCCCAAGGCAAAAAACTCGCTGGAAACACCATGAAGTCACTTTTGATTGCTTCCTGTATACTCGCCCCGCTCGCCCTATCGGCAAAGACCGCGGCTGCGGCCCCGACGCAGTACCCCCTAACAATCGAGAACTGCGGTGCACAGGTCACCTTTGAGAAGGCGCCAGAACGCGCGATCGGCCTCGGCCAGAACAGCGCGGAAATCATGCTGCTGCTCGGTCTCCAGGACAAGATGGCCGGCACCGCCTTCTGGCCGAGTAAGGTGCTGCCTCAGCTCGCCGGGGCCAATGAGAAGGTGAAACTCCTGACGGTCGAGTTTCCCACCTTCGAATCGATCCTTGCAGAAGATCCGGACTTCGTAGCCGCGGCCTTGCCGAGCCTTCTCGGGCCGGACAGCAAGGTGGCAAAGCGCGAGGACTTCGAGAAAGTTGGCGTGCCGACCTATCTTTCGCCCAGCACCTGCCTCAGCACGATCAGCAGCAAGGACGTCTACGGCAGCCGCGACCGCCTCTGGAACATGGACCTTCTCTACAAGGAGATCGACGAGCTTGCACGCATCTTCAACGTTGCCGAGCGAGGGGATGATGTGATCGCCGATCTCAAGACGCGCGAAGCGGCGCTCCGCTCCACCGTCTCGGCGGACGGCAAGAAGCTATCCTATGTCTTCTGGTTCTCTAGTCAGTCCCCGTCCGCAGACGCCTATCTTGGAGGAAAAAATAGTTCTTCCGGCTTCATCGCCAGCCTGTTGGGTGGTGTGAATGCTGTCTCGGCGGAAGCCGAATGGCCAACGCTCGGCTGGGAAAGCATTATCGCCGCCAATCCGGACGTCATCGTCGTCGCCAGCCTCGACCGTAACCGCTGGGAGCTCGACAAGCCGGAGGCCAAAATCAAGTTCCTGACGACCGACCCGGCCGCCAGCCAGATGCCGGCTGTCAAAAACAACGCGATCGTCGTCATGGACGGCCAAGCCATGAACCCGACCGTCCGTACGATCTACGGCGCCGAACAGGTTGCGGAACAGCTGAAGGCCCGCGGTCTGCTGAAGTGA
- a CDS encoding ABC transporter ATP-binding protein, translated as MSIRAENITWKIGSKTVLDGVSFEAQPGEMLGLLGPNGSGKTSLLRLLAGLKQPQSGRISLERQDIKAIPRRMMAQRVAFVEQHATTNANLTVVDVVKLGRFPHRSMFSGWTGADEEAVEEALLRSGMAGKRNERWQSLSGGEKQRAHIARALAQSPKELILDEPTNHLDIQHQIGLLGLVASLPITSVIALHDLNHAAMFCDRLIVLQQGKVVAAGAPKDVLTEDLLRSVFCIKARVEPSDCHDGPHIQFLR; from the coding sequence ATGAGTATCAGGGCCGAAAACATCACCTGGAAGATCGGTTCGAAGACCGTGCTGGACGGGGTGTCGTTCGAGGCACAACCGGGTGAGATGCTCGGCCTGCTCGGCCCGAACGGTTCCGGCAAGACCTCCCTGCTGCGTCTGCTGGCGGGCCTTAAACAGCCGCAATCAGGACGGATCAGCCTCGAGCGGCAGGACATCAAGGCCATCCCCCGGCGCATGATGGCGCAGCGCGTCGCCTTCGTGGAACAGCATGCGACGACCAACGCAAATCTCACGGTCGTGGATGTGGTCAAGCTCGGCCGCTTTCCGCACCGCTCAATGTTTTCCGGCTGGACGGGCGCCGACGAAGAGGCCGTAGAGGAGGCGCTGCTACGCTCCGGCATGGCGGGAAAGCGTAACGAGCGGTGGCAGAGCTTGTCGGGGGGCGAAAAGCAGCGCGCCCATATCGCAAGGGCCCTGGCGCAAAGTCCTAAGGAGCTCATTCTCGACGAGCCGACGAACCATCTCGATATCCAGCACCAGATCGGTCTCCTTGGCCTCGTCGCCAGTCTTCCGATCACAAGCGTCATAGCCCTGCACGACCTCAACCATGCCGCGATGTTCTGCGATAGGCTAATCGTGCTCCAGCAGGGAAAAGTCGTCGCGGCGGGCGCTCCAAAAGACGTTCTGACCGAGGACCTGCTCCGGTCCGTATTCTGCATCAAAGCGCGCGTAGAGCCTTCGGACTGTCATGATGGACCACACATACAATTTCTCCGATAG